A region of the Mesoterricola sediminis genome:
CCGCGGTCCACGCCGGCGGGGATGCGGAACTTCACCTTGGTCCGGCGGCTGATGCGGCCCGCGCCCCGGCAGGAGGAGCAGGGGCTGGGGATGATCTGGCCGCGGCCCTCGCAGCGGGGGCAGGTGACGGCCATCTGGAGGAAGCCCTGGCGGACCGCGACCTGGCCGTTGCCGTGGCAGTTGGGGCAGACCTGCGGGCTGGTGCCCGGGGCGCAGCCGGACCCGCGGCAGGTGTCGCAGGCGTCCTGCCTGGGGATGTCGATCTCCTTGGAGTCCACCCCGAAGAGCGCCTCCTTGAAGGAGATCCGGAGGTTGTACTGCAGGTCCGAGCCCCGCTCCCCGCCGCCGGAGCGGCGGCGGGCGCCGCCCCCGCCGAAGAGGTCGGCGAAGATCCCGCCCCCGAAGAACGAGCCCAGGATGTCCTCGAAGCCCGCGAACTGGCTCGGGTCGAACTGGAACTGGGTCCCGCCCCCGGAGCCCTGGGCGCCCTGGAAGCCGAACTGGTCATAGCGCCTGCGCTTGTCCGCGTCGGAAAGGATGGCGTAGGCCTCGGCCGCCTCCTTGAACTTCTCCTCCGCTTCCTTGTTGCCCGGATTCTGGTCCGGGTGGAACTGCATGGCCAGGCGCCGATAGGCCTTCTTGATTTCGTCGAGGGTCGCTTCCTTGCCTACCCCCAGGACCTCGTAGTAGTCACGCTTCATGCCGACAGATTACCATCCTTGGCGGCCAATCCGGCCGATTCCCGGGCCCCCTACTGGGGTTCCCCCTCGTCCAGGCTGCTCATCATCTGCTCGCTCGCCGCCAGGACCGCGTTGGTGAGCACCTTCTGGACCTCCAGGAGCTGGAGTTCGGTGGCCTTGACGGCCTGGATGTCCTTGTTGGCCACGGCCATGCGCACCAGGTTCAGGGTCTCCCGGACCTCGGCCTGGTCCTCCAGGGACAGGAACTTGCCGCATTCGGAAAAACTGCGGTCGCAGCTGAAGAGGAGGCCTTCGGCGGAGGCGATGTACTTCAGCTCGTCCCGGCGCTTCTGGTCGGCCTCCTTGTTGGTCTGGGCCTCCCGCAGCATGGCCTGGATCTCCAGCTCGGAGAGGCCGCTGGAGGGGCGCATGCTCATGCTCTGCTCCAGGCCCGTCAGCAGGTCCTTGGCGGATACCTTCACGATGCCGTTGGAGTCGATCTCGAAGGCGACCTCGATCTGGGGCACGCCCTTGGGCAGGGGGGGCAGGTTGATGAGGTCGAACCGGCCGAGGCTCTTGTTGAACTGGGCCAGTTCGCGCTCGCCCTGGAGCACGTGGACCTCGACCCGGGCCTGGCTGTCCGTGACCGTGGTGAAGATCCGGCTGTCCCGGGTGGGGACGGTCGTGTTGCGCTGGATGATCTTGACGTAGCCGCCGCCCTGGGTCTCGATGCCGAGGGACAGGGGCGTGACGTCGAGGAGGACCAGGTCGGTCACCTCGCCGGTGAGCACGGCGCCCTGGATCGAGGCGCCCGCGGCGACGACCTCGTCGGGGTTGATGTCGCGGTTGGGCTCCCGCCCGAAGAAGTCCCGGACCACCTGCTGGACCAGGGGCATGCGGGTCTGGCCTCCGACGAGGATGACCTCGTCGATGTCCGAGGGCCTCTTCCCGGCCTGGTTCAGGGCGTCCTGGACGGGGACCATGGTGCGGGCCACGAGGGACTGGACCATGGCCTCGAGGTCCTCGCGGCTAAGGGTGGATTCCAGGTGCTGGGGGCCGCTGGGGCCCTGGGCGATGAAGGGCAGGCGCACCTCCACCTTGTCCAGGGTCGAGAGTTCGCACTTGGCCTTCTCCGAGGCCTCCTTCAGCCGCTGGAGGGCCATGCGGTCCTTGGTGAGGTCGATCCCGGTCTGGTCCCGGAACCGGTCCACGAGCCACATGAGGATGGCCTGGTCGAAGTCCTCGCCGCCCAGGAAGGTGTCGCCCGAGGTCGCGAGCACTTCGAAGACCCCGTCGTTCATGTCCATGACGGTGAAGTCGAAGGTGCCGCCGCCGAAGTCGTAGATGGCCAGCGTCTGCCGGAGGTGCTTCTTGTCCAGGCCGTAGGCCAGGGCCGCGGCGGTGGGCTCGTTGATGATGCGCTGGACGTTGAGGCCGGCGATGCGGCCGGCGTCCTTGGTGGCCTGGCGCTGGGCGTCGTCGAAGTACGCCGGCACCGTGATCACGGCGTCGGTGACCTCCTCGTGGAGGAACGCCTCCGCGGAGGCCTTGAGGCTCTTGAGGATGATCGCGGAGATCTCGGGGGGGGCGTAGCCCCGGTCCCCCACGCCGAGCCAGGCGTCCCCGTTGGGGGCCTTGACCACGGGGAAGGGCAGGCGGGGGACGGCCTCCTGGACGTTGGGGGCCTCGAACTTCTGGCCGATGAGGCGCTTGACGGCGAAGAGGGTGCGCTGGGGGTTGGTCACCGCCTGGCGCTTGGCGATGTGGCCGACCAGGACGTCGCCCTTGTCGGTGAAGGCCACCACGGACGGCGTGGTGCGGCTCCCCTCGCGGTTGGGGATGACGCGGCGCTCCCCGCCCTCCATCACGCACGCACAGCTGTTGGTGGTTCCCAGATCGATTCCGATGAGCTTGCCGGCCATGGGTTGGTACTCCCGCAGGTGGGGAAAGGGGGATTCGGCCTAGGAGGCGGTGGCGTCCGGGTCGGGGTGGTTGTTGACGACGACCCGCGCGGGCCGGAGGAGCTGGTCCCGGTGCGTGTAGCCGCGCTCGAAGATCGCGGCCACGCTGCCGTCGGGCAGGGAGGGCTGGGCGGTGGTGGTGAGGGCCTCGGCGTGCTGGGCGTCGAAAGGATCGCCCACCTGCAGTTCCACCGGCTCCACGCCGGCCTTTCGGAGGGCCTCCTGCATCTGGCGGTGGATGAGCACCACGCCGTTGTGGAAGTCCTCCACGCTGGCGTAGGTGGCCGCGACGCACCGCTCGAAGCTGTCCATGACGGGGAGGATCTCCAGGAGGAGCTTCCGTTCGGCCAGGGTGACCGCCAGCTGGGTTTCGCGGCCCACGCGGTTGCGGTGATTGGCGAAATCCGCGAGGAGGCGATGATGTTTGTCCTTGTGTTCGTTTTCAGCCCGTTCCAGGGCCTCGACCCGGGCTTTCAAGCGGACGATTTCGGCGTCCACGTCCCCGGAACCCTGGCCGCCCGCGGGGGCCGCCTTGGCGGTCGACGCCGCCTCCAGGCCATCCGCGGCTTCATCGGCAAGGGCCTGGAGATCCTGGCCCTCCCCGAATTCCTCCAGGTTGAGTTCCATGGTGAGGTCATTCTCGGGAGGGACGGTCCCGGGAGAGAGGTCCTGAGAGGGATTGGGTTTCTGGTCTGCCATGATCAACTCGATAATGAAATGTTAAGCGCAGAGGGTCAAACGTTGCCGGAATTTCCCCGGCCGAGGGGGGCGGGCCATCCCGCCAGGCCGCCCGCGACCTTCCGGTAGTCCAGCCGCAGCGGGCCCATGAGGGCGAAGGTGACCTGGGGTCCGCCCCGGACGGTCACGGTGCGCAGGGCGGTGGCCAGGGGCAGGTCGGGGAGGAAGGGGTTCTCCGAGCCCAGCAGCAGCTGCACCTCCTGGGTGGCGGCCTCCGCGAAGGCGTTCAGGAGGTGGGCGAGCCGCTCGTGCTGCTCGAAGATCTCCACCAGGCCGCGGAACCGGCCGGGATCCAGGAATTCGGGGAACTTGCCCAGCTCGCCCAGGCCGGCGACCACCAGGGAACCCTCCGGCTGGGGGGACATGCAGGAGGCCAGGTCGTTCAGGCGGCGGGCGAGCATTTCGGCGTCCGTGGCCTTCCCTTCCAGATCGGTGATGAGGCGGGCCTTGAGTTCGGGGAGGGTCAGCCCATGGAAGTGGGCGGTGGCGAAGTTGCCCAGCTCGATGAGGGTCTCGGCGCGCAGGCCCCAGGGGTTCGCGAGGAGCTGGTGCTCCACCTCGCCCCCCGTGCCCACCCAGAGGGCGACAAGGCGATCAGGCGGATGGCCGCCGCCGAGGGGGATGAACTCCAGGCGCACGAGCCGGCTCCGGCTCAGGTGGAGGGGCAGGGCGACGCAGATGCCCTTCATGGCCTCGGAGAGGACCCGGGCGGCGTTGCGCAGCCAGGCGGCATCCCCCTCGCGGCCGTCCAGGCCGCCGAGCGCTTCGGACAGGCGCGCGGCCTCCACCGGGTCCGGCTGGATCGGTTGCACCCAGTGGTCCACGTAATAGCGATAGGCCTTCTCCGTGGGGATCCGGCCGGCCGAGGTATGGGGCTGGTCCAGGAGCGCTTCATCCTCCAGATCCGCCAGCACATTGCGGATGGTGGCGCTGGAATAGGCCCCCGGGATGCGCTTGGACAGGACGCGCGAGCCTACAGGCTCACCCTCGACGAGATAGGTCTCGATGAGCGTCTTGAGGACCGATTCGCTGCGGGGGGAGAGGTTTAACGTCAAATGTCGAAATCCCATGACCCAGGCGCCAGTGCGGGCCCTGGTCAACTATACTTCATTTTCTGACCTAGCCCGGAGGCGCGCCATGCTCAACCGTCCCATTCTTTCCACCGCCGCGGCCCTCGTCCTCGTCCTCGGGGTCGCCTGCGACCGGACCAGCCCTGCGGTGAAGCAGGCCCAGGAAGCGGCCAAGGCTGCTGACGACCGGGTCGCCGCGCTCGAAAAGCAGCTGGAGGAAATCAAGGCCGGGAAGGTGGCCGGCGAGGGCGACGCCGACGCCGCCATCCACGTCAGCCAGGCCCAGGTCAAGGCCCTGGACCGGCGCCTGGACCAGGCCAAGAAGGCCGCCGCCCAGCGCCACACCGAGGCCCAGGAACTGGCGGCCGCCCCCAAGGCCGTCGCCGACCGGGCGGTCCTGGTGGAAGTGCCCGCCAACACCCG
Encoded here:
- the dnaJ gene encoding molecular chaperone DnaJ — translated: MKRDYYEVLGVGKEATLDEIKKAYRRLAMQFHPDQNPGNKEAEEKFKEAAEAYAILSDADKRRRYDQFGFQGAQGSGGGTQFQFDPSQFAGFEDILGSFFGGGIFADLFGGGGARRRSGGGERGSDLQYNLRISFKEALFGVDSKEIDIPRQDACDTCRGSGCAPGTSPQVCPNCHGNGQVAVRQGFLQMAVTCPRCEGRGQIIPSPCSSCRGAGRISRRTKVKFRIPAGVDRGQRLRLQNEGEAGIMGGPPGDLFIAFDVEDDPDYERDGLDLHRRLEVPWALLVLGGDFPVETPYGKESVRIAKGTPSDKVVKIPNAGVPRLRAAGRGDLYLHLRVAVPTRLSSQEEALVRQLLEGAAVSEEGGEEEGFLAKVFGSDKGKKKKKKR
- the dnaK gene encoding molecular chaperone DnaK, producing MAGKLIGIDLGTTNSCACVMEGGERRVIPNREGSRTTPSVVAFTDKGDVLVGHIAKRQAVTNPQRTLFAVKRLIGQKFEAPNVQEAVPRLPFPVVKAPNGDAWLGVGDRGYAPPEISAIILKSLKASAEAFLHEEVTDAVITVPAYFDDAQRQATKDAGRIAGLNVQRIINEPTAAALAYGLDKKHLRQTLAIYDFGGGTFDFTVMDMNDGVFEVLATSGDTFLGGEDFDQAILMWLVDRFRDQTGIDLTKDRMALQRLKEASEKAKCELSTLDKVEVRLPFIAQGPSGPQHLESTLSREDLEAMVQSLVARTMVPVQDALNQAGKRPSDIDEVILVGGQTRMPLVQQVVRDFFGREPNRDINPDEVVAAGASIQGAVLTGEVTDLVLLDVTPLSLGIETQGGGYVKIIQRNTTVPTRDSRIFTTVTDSQARVEVHVLQGERELAQFNKSLGRFDLINLPPLPKGVPQIEVAFEIDSNGIVKVSAKDLLTGLEQSMSMRPSSGLSELEIQAMLREAQTNKEADQKRRDELKYIASAEGLLFSCDRSFSECGKFLSLEDQAEVRETLNLVRMAVANKDIQAVKATELQLLEVQKVLTNAVLAASEQMMSSLDEGEPQ
- a CDS encoding nucleotide exchange factor GrpE codes for the protein MELNLEEFGEGQDLQALADEAADGLEAASTAKAAPAGGQGSGDVDAEIVRLKARVEALERAENEHKDKHHRLLADFANHRNRVGRETQLAVTLAERKLLLEILPVMDSFERCVAATYASVEDFHNGVVLIHRQMQEALRKAGVEPVELQVGDPFDAQHAEALTTTAQPSLPDGSVAAIFERGYTHRDQLLRPARVVVNNHPDPDATAS
- the hrcA gene encoding heat-inducible transcriptional repressor HrcA, coding for MTLNLSPRSESVLKTLIETYLVEGEPVGSRVLSKRIPGAYSSATIRNVLADLEDEALLDQPHTSAGRIPTEKAYRYYVDHWVQPIQPDPVEAARLSEALGGLDGREGDAAWLRNAARVLSEAMKGICVALPLHLSRSRLVRLEFIPLGGGHPPDRLVALWVGTGGEVEHQLLANPWGLRAETLIELGNFATAHFHGLTLPELKARLITDLEGKATDAEMLARRLNDLASCMSPQPEGSLVVAGLGELGKFPEFLDPGRFRGLVEIFEQHERLAHLLNAFAEAATQEVQLLLGSENPFLPDLPLATALRTVTVRGGPQVTFALMGPLRLDYRKVAGGLAGWPAPLGRGNSGNV